A region from the Kribbella shirazensis genome encodes:
- the purL gene encoding phosphoribosylformylglycinamidine synthase subunit PurL, producing MSTDTVSNATSTPDVEQPWAELGLKPDEYQRIRDILGRRPTSCELAMYSVMWSEHCSYKSSKVHLKRFGEIPQETPAGKMLAGIGENAGVIDIGEGYAVTFKVESHNHPSYVEPYQGAATGVGGIVRDIIAMGARPVAVMDPLRFGPLDAPDTKRVLPGIVSGIGGYGNSLGLPNIGGEVVFDPTYLGNPLVNALCVGVMRHEDLHLANATGVGNQMILYGAKTGGDGIGGVSVLASETFAEGGPTKRPAVQVGDPFMEKLLIECTLELFAANVVEGIQDLGGGGLSCATSELASAGDGGMRVSLDKVPLRDASLSPEEILMSESQERMMACVTPENVEAFLKICEKWDVQADVIGEVTDTGRLEIDWHGERVVDVLPETVAHEGPVYHRPYERPSWQDELQADGAEKLPRASSGAELRDTLLKLIASPNLCDKSWVTDQYDRYVLGNSVLAQPEDSGMIRVDETSGLGVAVSTDCNGRFAKLDPYTGAKLALAESFRNVATTGARPVAVTDCLNFGSPEDPAVMWQFTEAIRGLVDGCKELGIPVTGGNVSFYNQTGETAILPTPVVGVLGVIDDVTRRTPIGFTAEMEGHQLYLLGETEEELSGSEWAHVVHGHLGGRPPAVDLAAEQQLADILINASRDGLIDAAHDVSDGGVAQTLVESALRGGVGARVWAPDGLDPFVFLFAESAGRAVVAVPRTEEVRFTDMCTARRFPHAKIGVITGDTLDVQDQFEVPLTELRTAWTATLPSVLN from the coding sequence TTGTCGACCGACACCGTTAGCAACGCCACCAGCACCCCGGACGTCGAGCAGCCGTGGGCTGAGCTCGGGCTGAAGCCGGACGAGTACCAGCGGATCCGGGACATCCTCGGCCGCCGCCCGACCAGCTGCGAGCTGGCGATGTACTCGGTGATGTGGAGCGAGCACTGCTCGTACAAGTCGTCCAAGGTGCACCTGAAGCGCTTCGGCGAGATCCCGCAGGAGACCCCGGCCGGAAAGATGCTGGCCGGTATCGGCGAGAACGCCGGCGTCATCGACATCGGCGAGGGGTACGCCGTCACGTTCAAGGTCGAGTCGCACAACCACCCGTCGTACGTCGAGCCGTACCAGGGCGCGGCCACCGGGGTCGGCGGCATCGTCCGCGACATCATCGCGATGGGCGCCCGCCCGGTCGCGGTCATGGACCCGCTGCGCTTCGGCCCGCTGGACGCCCCGGACACCAAGCGCGTGCTGCCGGGGATCGTGTCCGGCATCGGCGGCTACGGGAACAGCCTCGGCCTGCCGAACATCGGCGGCGAGGTCGTCTTCGACCCGACGTACCTCGGCAACCCGCTCGTGAACGCGCTCTGCGTCGGCGTGATGCGGCACGAGGACCTCCACCTCGCGAACGCGACCGGCGTCGGCAACCAGATGATCCTGTACGGCGCCAAGACGGGCGGCGACGGTATCGGCGGCGTGTCCGTGCTGGCGTCGGAGACCTTCGCGGAGGGCGGCCCGACCAAGCGGCCGGCGGTCCAGGTCGGCGACCCGTTCATGGAAAAGCTGCTGATCGAGTGCACGCTCGAGCTCTTCGCCGCGAACGTCGTCGAGGGCATCCAGGACCTCGGCGGCGGCGGCCTGTCCTGTGCGACGTCCGAGCTCGCCAGCGCGGGCGACGGTGGCATGCGGGTGTCGCTGGACAAGGTTCCGCTGCGGGATGCCTCGCTGTCACCCGAAGAGATCCTGATGAGCGAGTCGCAGGAACGCATGATGGCCTGCGTCACCCCGGAGAACGTCGAGGCGTTCCTGAAGATCTGTGAGAAGTGGGACGTCCAGGCCGATGTGATCGGTGAGGTGACCGACACCGGGCGGCTGGAGATCGACTGGCACGGTGAGCGGGTCGTCGACGTCCTGCCGGAGACCGTCGCGCACGAAGGCCCGGTCTACCACCGTCCGTACGAGCGGCCGTCCTGGCAGGACGAGCTGCAGGCGGACGGTGCCGAGAAGTTGCCGCGGGCAAGCAGTGGCGCGGAGCTGCGGGACACGCTGCTGAAACTGATCGCCTCGCCGAACCTCTGTGACAAGTCCTGGGTGACGGACCAGTACGACCGGTACGTGCTCGGCAACTCGGTGCTCGCGCAGCCCGAGGACAGCGGCATGATCCGGGTCGACGAGACCAGCGGCCTCGGCGTCGCCGTGTCGACCGACTGCAACGGCCGGTTCGCCAAGCTCGACCCCTACACCGGCGCCAAGCTCGCGCTCGCCGAGTCGTTCCGGAACGTCGCGACCACTGGCGCCCGCCCGGTCGCGGTCACCGACTGCCTGAACTTCGGCTCGCCGGAGGACCCGGCGGTGATGTGGCAGTTCACCGAGGCGATCCGCGGCCTGGTCGACGGCTGCAAGGAGCTCGGCATCCCGGTCACCGGTGGGAACGTCTCGTTCTACAACCAGACCGGCGAGACCGCGATCCTGCCGACCCCGGTGGTCGGTGTGCTGGGCGTGATCGACGACGTCACCCGGCGTACGCCGATCGGGTTCACGGCCGAGATGGAGGGCCACCAGCTGTACCTGCTCGGTGAGACCGAGGAGGAGCTGTCCGGGTCCGAGTGGGCGCACGTCGTCCACGGCCACCTGGGCGGGCGGCCGCCGGCGGTGGACCTGGCCGCGGAGCAGCAGTTGGCCGACATCCTGATCAACGCGTCGCGGGACGGCCTGATCGACGCGGCGCACGACGTCAGCGACGGCGGTGTCGCGCAGACGCTGGTCGAGTCCGCGCTGCGCGGCGGCGTCGGCGCGCGGGTGTGGGCGCCGGACGGTCTCGACCCGTTCGTGTTCCTGTTCGCGGAATCGGCCGGCCGCGCGGTGGTCGCCGTACCGCGGACGGAGGAGGTGCGGTTCACGGACATGTGCACCGCCCGCCGCTTCCCGCACGCGAAAATCGGCGTCATCACCGGCGACACCCTCGACGTCCAGGACCAGTTCGAGGTCCCGCTCACCGAGCTGCGGACCGCGTGGACGGCAACGCTGCCGTCCGTCCTGAACTGA
- a CDS encoding DUF1707 SHOCT-like domain-containing protein, producing the protein MAEQRPVKAGEWVGMAAPAGREAREVAARRRLANIRLTEEERHRCTDDLAEQFAIGRLDEDELHRRVDLLNNAVTHGELQPVFAGLPTPSLYKIEPRKPGRWRWAAFVGAVWMALPFALTGLVFLVFGREIAAAIFGLPALAWVFFTYRWASRPRREERKQSGP; encoded by the coding sequence ATGGCGGAGCAGCGGCCGGTCAAGGCGGGGGAATGGGTCGGGATGGCTGCGCCGGCCGGCCGGGAGGCGCGGGAGGTCGCGGCCCGGCGGCGGCTGGCGAACATCCGGCTGACCGAGGAGGAGCGCCACCGGTGCACCGACGACCTGGCCGAGCAGTTCGCGATCGGGCGGCTGGACGAGGACGAGTTGCACCGCCGCGTCGACCTGCTGAACAACGCCGTCACCCATGGCGAGCTGCAGCCCGTGTTCGCCGGTCTGCCGACCCCGTCGCTGTACAAGATCGAGCCGCGCAAGCCCGGCCGGTGGCGGTGGGCGGCGTTCGTGGGTGCGGTGTGGATGGCGCTGCCGTTCGCGCTGACCGGGCTGGTGTTCCTGGTCTTCGGCCGTGAGATCGCCGCGGCGATCTTCGGGCTGCCCGCGCTCGCCTGGGTGTTCTTCACCTACCGCTGGGCGTCCCGGCCGCGGCGCGAAGAGCGCAAGCAGTCAGGTCCCTAG
- a CDS encoding LacI family DNA-binding transcriptional regulator produces MKRAAVRMADVAALAGVSAGTASKALNNTGQLSQETRDRVRRAAAQLGFTPDARGRALSSGRTFTVALLTTDSSGRFSIPIMRGVEDVLSAGELATVLCDTRDDPLREQTYLRSLVARGVDGIVVTGRRTEPRRPINVSLPVVYALAPSTDPEDASVVVDDTAGAASTVTHLLSLGRTRIAHITGPSHHRSAVQRAEAVVASAGDALCGEPVYGEWSEQWGRQATDLVLRQRPDAISCGSDQIARGVCERLRELGHSVPGDIAVTGYDNWPVMALASRPPLTTVDLRLEELGRRAATLLLEAIDGRAHHGVLELPAQLITRESTLGT; encoded by the coding sequence ATGAAGAGGGCAGCCGTGCGGATGGCGGACGTCGCCGCGCTCGCCGGGGTGTCCGCCGGCACCGCGTCGAAGGCGCTCAACAACACCGGCCAACTGAGCCAGGAGACCAGGGACCGGGTCCGGCGGGCCGCCGCGCAACTCGGGTTCACACCGGACGCCCGCGGACGCGCGCTCTCGTCCGGGCGGACGTTCACCGTCGCCCTGCTGACCACCGACAGCTCCGGCCGCTTCAGCATCCCGATCATGCGCGGCGTCGAGGACGTCCTGAGCGCCGGTGAACTGGCGACCGTCCTGTGCGACACCCGGGACGATCCGCTGCGCGAGCAGACGTACCTGCGGTCGCTGGTCGCCCGCGGCGTCGACGGCATCGTCGTCACCGGCCGCCGGACCGAGCCGCGCCGTCCGATCAACGTCTCGCTGCCCGTCGTCTACGCGCTCGCCCCCTCCACCGATCCCGAGGACGCGTCGGTCGTCGTCGACGACACGGCCGGCGCCGCCTCGACGGTCACACATCTGCTCAGCCTCGGCCGGACCCGGATCGCCCACATCACCGGCCCGTCCCACCACCGCTCCGCCGTCCAGCGCGCCGAAGCGGTCGTCGCCTCAGCCGGCGACGCGCTCTGCGGTGAGCCGGTGTACGGCGAGTGGAGCGAGCAGTGGGGCCGTCAGGCAACAGATCTGGTACTGCGGCAACGCCCGGACGCGATCAGCTGCGGCAGCGACCAGATCGCCCGCGGCGTCTGCGAACGACTCCGCGAACTCGGCCACTCGGTCCCCGGCGACATCGCGGTCACCGGGTACGACAACTGGCCGGTCATGGCGCTGGCCAGCCGGCCACCACTGACCACGGTCGACCTGCGTCTCGAGGAGCTCGGCCGGCGTGCCGCCACACTCCTGCTCGAAGCGATCGACGGCCGCGCGCATCACGGCGTACTGGAGCTCCCCGCCCAGTTGATCACCCGGGAGTCGACGCTAGGGACCTGA
- a CDS encoding beta-L-arabinofuranosidase domain-containing protein, protein MPRPTPEGMPAGRGGHYVPQRAPLRAVPFQKLPPGAIEPRGWLAQQLELQVNGLCGRYDEISDFLVYDTNGWVDPAQGAWEELPYWLRGFGDLGYVTGDTGVLTRTQRWMEGILATQAADGWFGPERLRTSLESGPDFWPGMPLLAAFRSWYEYSGDERVLPFMTKYLRFQNTQPPEVFNRSWGAFRWGDNIDSAYWLYNRTGESWLLDLVTKMHGGSADYVNGIPTWHNVNIAQGFREPLQYWLLSGDEQHRAATYRNYATVMGLYGQFPGGGFAGDENSRPGFGDARQGFETCGIVELMHSCEMLTRFTGDIAWTDRCEELAFNSLPASYDPQQQVMHYITCANSVQLDDQRKHGQFQNPFAMGAYKYGVHQYRCCPHNYGMGWPYYVQELWLATTDDGLAASMYAASKVTATVGAGSGQTVSVVQDTDYPFSDRITFTVQTQRLVRFPFYLRRPGWAQDATVKVNGQQVRVSGDWMKLDRIWHAGDRVELTLPMHTTTRVWDDNQNAVSVDRGPLTYSLAIDERYERIGGTEEWPELSVYPESNWNYGLVAGAPFDLVRRNGGGNPFTHEGVPLALTTQARRIPQWETDTEDVVGLLQPSPVQSDEPVETVTLIPMGAARLRITSFPQVSPHGKEWIYRTRITASHVNDGDSLEAPDSGRTPESSADTSIPRFTWWDRRGTTEWIEYDLRSVRELSEVSAYWFDDSGFGQCRVPQSWRVLWLDGETWRPVENTTPYDVAVDRSNITTFTPVRTQYVRVEAVLRPTFSGGLLQLSFT, encoded by the coding sequence ATGCCCCGACCGACCCCCGAAGGAATGCCCGCCGGCCGTGGTGGTCACTACGTCCCGCAGCGCGCGCCGCTCCGGGCCGTCCCGTTCCAGAAGCTCCCACCGGGTGCGATCGAGCCGCGCGGCTGGCTCGCGCAGCAGCTCGAGCTGCAGGTCAACGGCCTCTGCGGCCGGTACGACGAGATCTCGGACTTCCTGGTCTACGACACGAACGGCTGGGTCGATCCGGCACAGGGAGCCTGGGAGGAGCTGCCGTACTGGCTTCGTGGCTTCGGCGACCTCGGCTACGTCACCGGCGACACCGGGGTCCTGACCAGGACGCAGCGCTGGATGGAAGGCATCCTCGCGACCCAGGCGGCCGACGGGTGGTTCGGTCCGGAGCGGTTACGGACGTCGCTGGAGAGCGGCCCGGACTTCTGGCCGGGCATGCCGCTGCTGGCGGCGTTCCGGTCCTGGTACGAGTACTCCGGTGACGAGCGGGTGCTCCCGTTCATGACGAAGTACTTGCGCTTCCAGAACACGCAGCCGCCGGAGGTGTTCAACCGGTCGTGGGGTGCGTTCCGCTGGGGCGACAACATCGACAGTGCGTACTGGCTCTACAACCGCACCGGGGAGTCGTGGCTGCTCGACCTGGTGACGAAGATGCACGGCGGGTCGGCGGACTACGTCAACGGCATCCCGACGTGGCACAACGTCAACATCGCACAGGGGTTCCGTGAACCGCTGCAGTACTGGTTGTTGTCCGGAGACGAGCAGCATCGCGCGGCGACGTACCGGAACTATGCGACGGTCATGGGGCTCTACGGCCAGTTCCCCGGTGGTGGGTTTGCCGGGGACGAGAACTCGCGGCCGGGGTTCGGTGACGCGCGGCAGGGGTTCGAGACGTGCGGGATCGTCGAGTTGATGCACAGCTGCGAGATGCTCACCCGCTTCACCGGGGACATCGCCTGGACGGACAGGTGCGAGGAGCTGGCGTTCAACTCGCTGCCCGCGTCGTATGACCCGCAGCAGCAGGTCATGCACTACATCACCTGTGCGAACAGCGTGCAGCTCGACGACCAGCGCAAGCACGGGCAGTTCCAGAACCCGTTCGCCATGGGGGCTTACAAGTACGGCGTACATCAGTACCGCTGCTGCCCGCACAACTACGGCATGGGCTGGCCGTACTACGTGCAGGAGCTCTGGCTGGCCACTACGGACGACGGTCTGGCCGCGTCGATGTACGCCGCCAGCAAGGTGACTGCCACCGTCGGAGCCGGCTCTGGTCAGACGGTCAGCGTGGTGCAGGACACGGACTACCCGTTCTCCGACCGGATCACGTTCACTGTGCAGACGCAGCGACTGGTCCGATTCCCCTTCTATCTAAGGCGTCCCGGCTGGGCGCAGGATGCCACGGTGAAGGTCAACGGGCAGCAGGTACGCGTGTCTGGTGACTGGATGAAGCTGGACCGTATCTGGCATGCCGGTGATCGCGTGGAGCTGACCTTGCCGATGCACACCACCACGCGAGTCTGGGACGACAACCAGAACGCGGTGTCCGTCGACCGCGGTCCGTTGACGTACTCACTGGCCATCGACGAACGCTACGAGCGCATCGGTGGCACGGAGGAGTGGCCGGAGCTGTCCGTCTACCCGGAGTCCAACTGGAACTACGGTCTCGTCGCAGGTGCCCCGTTCGACCTGGTACGACGCAACGGTGGCGGCAACCCGTTCACTCACGAAGGTGTGCCGCTCGCACTGACCACACAGGCCCGGCGGATCCCGCAGTGGGAGACGGATACCGAGGACGTTGTCGGACTGCTGCAGCCGAGTCCTGTGCAGTCGGACGAACCTGTGGAGACCGTGACCCTCATCCCTATGGGTGCAGCCCGGCTGCGCATCACGTCGTTCCCACAGGTCTCCCCGCACGGCAAGGAGTGGATTTACCGGACCAGGATCACCGCGTCGCACGTGAACGACGGTGACTCGCTCGAGGCGCCGGACAGCGGTCGTACGCCGGAATCCTCTGCAGACACGTCGATCCCGCGCTTCACGTGGTGGGACCGGCGCGGGACGACGGAGTGGATCGAGTACGACCTGCGCTCGGTACGCGAGCTCTCGGAGGTGTCGGCGTACTGGTTCGACGACAGCGGGTTCGGTCAGTGCCGTGTGCCGCAGTCGTGGCGGGTGTTGTGGCTGGACGGGGAGACCTGGCGGCCGGTTGAGAACACCACGCCGTACGACGTGGCGGTCGACCGCTCCAACATCACCACCTTCACACCAGTGCGGACGCAGTACGTCCGGGTGGAGGCCGTACTGCGTCCGACGTTCTCTGGTGGCTTGCTGCAGTTGAGCTTTACCTAG